In the genome of Cupriavidus taiwanensis, one region contains:
- a CDS encoding Bug family tripartite tricarboxylate transporter substrate binding protein, with the protein MPNKVREPVRRMTRRAALAALAIPLAALLIPAHAQTWTPVRPIRLIVPYGPGGSSDAIARAIAAEMSKGLGQQIVVDNKGGGQGVIAMQETARAAPDGYTLVLGHVGTLAVNPAMMRKLPYDPLKDFTPVTLLAKVPMVFAVGPTVHSDSIKAFIAHAKAKPGAMTYGSAGNGSAGNVAFEMLKQVAHIDLVHVPYKGTGAQITDLLAGNIDAASAGLAGILQHARAGKLRILAVGSSKRLTPIPNVPTIAEEGYPGFESSQWFGLMAPARTPTPVVSRLHAEAVKALASPLVRQRLAEDASTPVGAGSAEFTSFIRTEQQRWGTVVRSAGIQAN; encoded by the coding sequence ATGCCCAACAAAGTACGAGAGCCGGTACGGCGCATGACGCGCCGTGCCGCCCTTGCCGCCCTCGCGATCCCGCTAGCCGCTTTACTGATCCCCGCACATGCGCAGACCTGGACACCCGTCAGGCCGATCCGGCTGATCGTCCCGTACGGGCCCGGCGGCAGCTCGGACGCCATTGCCCGCGCGATCGCGGCAGAAATGTCGAAGGGTCTCGGCCAACAGATCGTCGTGGACAACAAGGGCGGTGGCCAGGGTGTCATCGCCATGCAGGAAACCGCGCGCGCCGCGCCTGACGGATACACACTGGTTCTTGGTCACGTTGGCACGCTTGCCGTCAATCCCGCCATGATGCGCAAGCTTCCCTACGATCCTCTGAAGGACTTCACGCCGGTGACATTGCTCGCGAAAGTGCCGATGGTGTTCGCGGTCGGGCCTACCGTCCACAGCGATTCCATCAAGGCATTCATCGCCCATGCCAAGGCGAAGCCTGGCGCCATGACATACGGATCGGCGGGCAACGGGAGCGCTGGCAACGTTGCCTTCGAGATGCTCAAGCAGGTCGCGCATATCGATCTCGTGCACGTGCCTTACAAGGGCACCGGCGCCCAGATTACCGACTTGCTGGCCGGAAACATTGATGCCGCATCGGCGGGCCTGGCAGGGATTCTGCAACACGCCAGGGCAGGCAAGCTGCGCATCCTCGCGGTTGGATCGTCAAAACGCCTCACGCCGATTCCCAACGTTCCCACCATTGCCGAGGAAGGCTATCCCGGATTCGAAAGCTCTCAGTGGTTTGGGCTGATGGCGCCTGCGCGCACGCCCACGCCGGTTGTCAGTCGTCTGCATGCCGAGGCAGTAAAGGCCCTGGCCAGCCCACTGGTGCGACAGCGACTTGCAGAGGACGCAAGCACGCCTGTCGGTGCGGGCAGCGCCGAATTCACGTCATTCATTCGTACCGAGCAACAACGCTGGGGCACCGTCGTGCGCAGCGCGGGAATCCAGGCCAACTAA